acactgaatctagaTTAATCTATCCAAACCAGAATACTGAGCTGTTCATTTAACTAACCTTAAAAGTAATCTGAACAAATAGTGAAAGGGAGCCATGTGTGGCTGCTGCAGATCAGGAACAGCAAATGCAGACAAGACAGAAGGGAGCAGCTCCTGAGAGGCTGTCTCATTCCAGTGAATAATATTAATTTCAGAATGCATTAAATTCACCACGAGTGGCATTTGAACCCAAATTTCATAGAGTTCCTGTGAGTGAAGGGGAAAATCTGCTGTTCATGTCTGAACTTAGAGATACAGTGTCTaacaagttctgtactggaatttgGAATCTCAAGCACGCCTCTGTCCTGTTCCAGCTAAGAACCTCATGGATCATTTATGACTCTCTTGGCTCTTGCCTGTTATGTGACCTCCCTGTACACAATGTAATCCAGCTAATATCCAAACTGAAGTACAGAGTAAATCAGTGAGACACAGAGAATGTAAGTCAAATCCATTCTTTATTgtgtaatatcacctgtgtatcagtgatctgCTGTGGTATCACAGCACATAACAATCACATGTAATGCAATCACTCATTACGGAGGGGCAGCTTTCAGACTGAATCCCTTAAGTCCAAAGCTGATTGAGTGCAGTCAGGATTGTGCTGAAaattctgcaccccccccccccccccaccactccccccttgAGATGCTCTACCACCCTCTCCAGCAGTATACCAACAGCAGTGAGGAGCTTTCTGCTTTGTATTTCAGACCCACAGCCATGATCATGttctctgccccctccccaggtTTCTCTACTCCACTGAAGGCACTGGCTGTTGCTGGCATATGGTCTCATGGATGCTAATGTTCCTGAAACACCTCTCCCAAATGATCATTCTCATGCCTGAACCTGTCAACAGGCAAGTTGGCTGTGGCAGGCATCACAACTGGGTTCCATCAGCAGGACTGATGCTAACTGGAGTATGCTCTGCTCTTGCCTTCATGGATCAGGCAttgaaccagggctcttgttctgtATGGCTGAGCTCTTCCAAGCGACTTGAAAGCTCCAACTGCAGGCTGGACCTTCAAGCTGGCCTCCAGTCAATTGCTGGCACATTACAGTCAGAGAACATAGTGATCCCCACAGAGATTACATGATACAAAATACCTGCCTGCAACTAAAGCAAACACAGTATTTGAAAATCCAATTAGGTTGGCAACacatgtctttgttcttggtgttaAATGCTGTAGAGTTTTATTTTCTgtccaaaaaaaaaatccaaaccgATTCCTGGCTTGCTGCTGATGTACATTGCATTCATTTCACAAAGCATACAGAATTATAAATAAATACAAATAGAAAATGACAGTACAAATTTGATCATCATGAGGGAGCAGAAGATTTTCATTGGTTGCTGTGTGCTTGTGACATTGTAAAAAGGACAGGAAGATTCCTTTTGTTaagaattcttacagggtgtgacagggtggatgtagataggatgtttcccctggctggtgagtctagagcaagaggacacagtctcagaataagggcaggtcatttaagactgagatgaggaggaatatcttcactcagagggtggtgaatctgtggaattctctatctcagggggctatggaagctcaatcattgagtatgttcaagacagaaattgatagatttctgaatactaatgacatcaagggatatggggatagtagggaaaaatggtgtagaatagctgatcatccatgatctgtttgaatggtggagcaagtttgatgggctgaatggcctattcctgctcctatttcatatgctcCAATGATCCTATCCCTTAGCCTGCCCCTTGCAGTCAAATCCAAGGAACACTTTGAAAAGATCCCTTTCTGAATTGTTTGGGAGAAGTTGTTCCCACTCTGTTTATAATGTCATGAAGAGGATGGAACCATTGAATTGGCTAGGCAGATGGTGGAAAAGGGGATGGAGGGCTGTACGAATAGGGCGGGTAAACATGATTTGCTCACACAGAGGGTAGACACTGACACAAACTGTTTCTGAGTTGCAATCTCTGTGTGATCTGCACTCACAGAGAACTACAACACCTTAGGTTCAATTGCCATCTGCCTGAAATTGCAGAATCATGTAATTTGTCCTATTAGTCTTAGTGATGTTATCAGACAAATCTCTAATCCAGTCAGCGTCAAGTTCCCCTCTCCGCCATTGTAACATTGTTGTTAATCTTttcacaacaatttgcatttatatattgtctttaatgtagtaaaatgtcccaagctgcttcacaggagcgtaaattgccactgagtcaaagaaggagacattaggacagatgactgaaagtttggtcaaagaggtagattttaaggagtgtctcaaaggaggagagagagggagagaggtagagatatggagaggtttagggaggaaactccagaacttagggcccagacagctgacaaAAACAAAAGCAGCATTGAGAGTTTTAGCAAGTGATGAATTGAGGCAGGAGTGACGACAGACGATATTCCAAAGGTGGAAGTAGGCTGACTTGGTAATGGAGTGGATATGGGGTCTGAAGCACAGCTCAGGATGCTGAGGCTGTGAACTGTCTGGCTCAGCCTGAGAcagtgccagggagaaggatggaattgGTGCCTAGGAAAAATAAGTTTCTAAGAGGCCATTGAACTAACAGTGAGTGGATTTAGATACAAGTATGCCAAAGCCTTCATCCCATATTATCATTGATGGTCATTCCCAAGCAATCATGGGCCAATGGAATTTATCTTTGATTGTTTGTGCACTGAAAATGGAAAGATGGGAAAATGTTGCAGATTATAAAGTATATCATCCATTGGGAGTACTGAAGATGAGTGGGAGAGTGGTGTAATGCTGCATAACATAGCATTAATGCATTATGGTAATGTCACACTGTAATGCAGTGTAATAGTGTAATAGTGAAGTGTAACACTGGTACATGATACTGGAGAAATTACAATGGAATACATACAAATAACTCAACAGGCATTAAATACACGTGCAGGAAATTTGACATCAGACACAATCGACGTCCGCACCACTTGCTGGGATCAACCAGCAGCAGTACAGTTTTCAGAACTCTCAATGTTAAATAAGGTGCACCTATAGTCTTTATGGAACTATCCAATGGGGCACTTCTTTCGATTTCATTTTGCTTAGGACTTTACAGGAGAAAGGAGCCCATTGCAAATGTATTCACACCAGACTCTCAGATAATCATTATTTAGTCACCTGAACTGTTGCTATCCAGAGCTCACAAAAAGTACTTTATATCCCCCCTCATCACCCCACTCTAtcattccagtctctcttcattaacGACTGGGTCCACTGTTTCTACTCAACCCTGTAGTCAAAAAACAGAGTTCAAAATAAGCAGCTGGCAGTAATTGCTATTTCGCTGCTGATATTGTTCTCTAGTTGTTTGGTTCTTGTAGGTGTCTTTGGAGACACAGCCCTCTTGTGTTCTGCTGCAGGAAGCTCAGTGTGTGGGAGACATTTCATATTAAAAATTTGTCCAAATTTCTTCATATTTCTTGAAATAAGGTGTCCAAAAAGAATAGTCACCTGATACAGGACCAAGAGCAATTTGAGACTGAACTTTTTGAAGCTCTCAGTCCCTTGCATTGTAGAATTTGTGAGTTTCTTTATCCTGGTTATAAAGTCAGACATCCAGATCAGACTAGGCACGAGAATGTGAGGTTGTGGGGTGATGGAGTGGGGGGGATGGAGGAAGAGAATGAGGGAACGGGTCAGACCAGCTTGAGCTAAAGTGATGAGCAAAATGTTTCATTGAAAGAAGAGGCACTAGTTCATTCCAACTCCATCCTCCATTTCAACACTAGTGTTGAATtcacagtaacattgaacaagaaagggcagtggaaactAGTGCATCCTGCCTTCTCTCCTTCCTTAGTATTATCGTAAGTTTGTTATCTGAAGTTCTGGAGCCTTCTTTGGCAACTTGCTCAGCAGCGCCATCAAAGGTGTTTGACTCTGGGATGGACTGAGATTCCGCATTACACTCTGGCTTCCTGGCGAGTCTCCGCTTTCTGCCATTATTTTACGTCCCAGTAATTTTGAAATCCACTTTCCGGAGTTGGAGGTCTCTTTATATGATTTCTCTAAATTTTCTTCCtgaaatgaaattaaataaacatTACACCTATTGTCAGAAAGTTGTTCCAAGCACAGAGTTACCAAGCATGGGCTGAGGGGAATAGCTGTATTGGTGGGATTGGGTAGTCAGGGGGCATCACTCAGAGTGACCCACACAGTGAGTTTCCCAACAATCCTTTGCTAATTCTCTAAATACTACCTGATTTGACAAAAGGTGCCTTCGCAAGAACTTTGTCCATTCCTTCACGGGAGAAAGTGAGTTGCAACGATGTTGCCAGAATTGAGAGgatgcaactatcaggaaagacctaGGAAGCTGGAACTCCTTTCTCAGGGAAAGACAAgacaaagaggagatttgatagaggcctttaaaattaggaAGAGAGGATGGatgtggagaaattgtttccatttgtAGGGGAGTCCAAAACAAGTGTCATAAAAAGATAGCgactaacagatcaaataaagaatttcagagaaatttctttacaaggAGTTGCTGTGTGGAATGGTTGAAGCATTGATACATTTACAGGGAAATTTGATGTAAAAGCAGGGCAGACAGGATATGGGGCAGGGCCGGAAGAGCTGATGAGGGGGGGAGGAGGCTCGTTTGGAGTATAAACACTAGCACACACCAGTTgggcgaatggtctgtttctgtgcagtaGGTCTGAGGTAGCATTTGCTGGGGTGTGACACAGACTGTGAGCAAAGGGTTCCTTTACAGTTCTCCTACATCATTGGGTGATTATATAACTCATGTTGCAATTGTGCTACAAGTTTAGTGTCAGTACAAAGCAATTCTGCTTTCACACTGCCTGTTCAACTTGCAGGCCACGAAATTCCTCAGGGTTTATCCTGATCTTTTGCCGAAACACGAGGAGAGACTGCAGGCATCCTGTCATTGCGCTGGGAGAAAAATCAGAGGGGAACTAAataaaatttgtttttttttccttttctttgaaCATATTACTTTACTAGTTGGAGATGGGgctaaaggctgtttgactgacagtcaagaatcatccagtcAGGTAGCACATACTGTCCAATTGGCATGGGTAGGCGGAGTCCCATGTGGATGGATGTGACAGGACCAAAGGGAGGAAATTGAGGGGTGAGAAAGCAGctagaggcaggaggtcatgtgataaaacctccaggaatgtTAGATCACATTTAcgatgcagaaacaggccattcagctcaactggtctatACCCATGTTtctactccacacaagcctcctcccaacctTCATTATTTCATCCTATCAGcatttctattcttttctccctcatgctcTTAAACATATTTATGTTATTCACCTGCATCTTGCCCAGGCTGGGTTCATATAAACACAGGGCACTAGCCAAACAGTTATAAATTTAAATGTGTACAGGGTGGGGAGGTGTTTAAAAAGTGTCCTCAGAATCAAACtgatctctccccacccccacatacCTCCGCCCACACATTCCCCCTACATCCCTCCCCTCCACACTCTCACTCCCTCACCACCCCATACActacccctcactcactccccaatCCCCCactctcccaactcacctccccccacccacacccccaccacccccctctactctaccctccccatctctgcccaTTCCCCacccagtttgagaatttgaatccagtttgaaaaatctgGTAATAAAACGATGGTGCCAGTAAAAGTGACCGTGAAGCTGTCAGATagagccatagaaccatagaaaagttactgcacagaaagaagccattcagcccatcgtgtctgcgctggctgtaaaaaccagctgcccattctaatcccaccttccagcatcttttttgtaaaaacccaactagtttactaatgtcctttaaaaGAGGATACCTGCCGTTTTGAACCAGTCTGGCCTATTTCTGACTCCATTGGAACACCAACATGGTGAACTCGACTGTTGTCTGTAGTGGCCCAGCAAGCTTCACAGTTATGACACATCTACACTAGCATGGCAGACTTTTCCACTTAACAGGGCAACTAGgggtgctggccttgtcagcaaataCGTCAATAGATTAGTAACAAAGGTTAGCAATTAGCGTCAATTAGTAACAAAATTCACAACTTCTCCCTACATTAGAATAGAATAGGATCAtagaaagttatggcacagaaagagcccatcgtgtctgtgctggccgaaaaatgagcAACCCACCCTAATGCCACCTactagcatttggtccatagccctgcagtttgcGGCGCTTGAGGTACATAAATAGACAATTTTTAAAGTAAATGGATAGAAATCATGGGCTGAGAACAGAGGAAGTGGGAGCATCTCCCTAACAACTTTAACTATGTTTAACTGTAGAGGTGGCAAATTTCCCAGGAGCCTTTCTGCTCGATTGCCATCACCTCCCACGAGCTGCTCCGAGGAAATCTCCAGTCCAAATGTTTTACTTCATGTCTGCATTAGTCACTTTTGTGATTAAGTGTAAATCCCAGCACGCAGTTTAGCCGAGAGAGCTGTAACTCCCTGCAGAAGCTGGGGCCTCACCTGGGGTCTGACAGTGGCTAATGGTGGCACAGACCGTGATGTCCGGGGAGATGCACAGTACGATTCCAACAACTGCAGGTCACAGCTTCGAAAACAGCATTCCTCCACAATCCCTTTACTCTGCCTCTTTATGCTGTACTTGTACTTTATGTACGAGGAACTTTTACCTGGAAAGTGTAGGTCACAGTTATTGTTGTCACAGTACATCAACACAAGTTTTTCTCATAAACCACAACCTGACCCTTTTGAGTCCTGCTGAGCCAACCCAATCTCCTTACCAGCCAGTCCCCAACCTACTCAATGCCATGATTGCCTGAACCAACCGTATCTGTGTCAGATAATTCTCAATCAGTCAGTCCCAACTGCTCATAGTACCAGGCTCACTTAGAGTGGGGCCCATCCTGAACCAGTTTGCTGAAACAGACAGTACTAATGTTACTACTGGATGGAGTGAGGATACTCAGCACTAATGTGACAGATGGAATGATCATagttcagttagatttagagtggctatggaaaaggataaagatagaccaagagtaaacGTCTTAAATTGGggaaagaccaattttactaaattgaaatgtaatttggcaaaagtggactggaagcagctacttaaatgtaaatcagtgtcacagcagtgggaggcattcagggAGGAGATAGAGAAATTCAGCACAACTATgcttccacaaagaaaaaggatgggactCCTAAATCTACAACTCcaggatgtcaaagagcatacagagtagaGTAAGACAAAAAAGAAAGTTTATGTTAGACACCAAGAgtgcaatactgcagaaagcctacatGAATATAAATAGTGTagcggtgaaattaaaaaggaaattaggaaagcaaagagacggcatgaaaaaatattggcaagtaaaatggaggaaaatccaaaggtgttttataaatacataaagaacaagaggataacgaaGTAGGGCCTATTAGAAACCAAAAAGGTAGTTGCGCATGGAGGCACAAGACatggacatggttcttaatgaatactttgcatatgtTTTCACAAAATAGAGGAATGAAgcagacattgcagttaaggatgaggagtgtgaaatattggatgataTAAACATGGTGGCGAAGGAAgatttaaggtgtttagcatcatcaaaagtgaataaatccccaggcccggatgaaatgtattccaggcagttaagggaagcaagagaagaaatagcagaggctctaatcataat
The Heterodontus francisci isolate sHetFra1 chromosome 25, sHetFra1.hap1, whole genome shotgun sequence genome window above contains:
- the LOC137383770 gene encoding insulin-like growth factor I; translation: MNPTHSSICCNCALKVHALNHFWMLYPLLCLLAVPQWAVVAETLCGSELVDTLQFVCGDRGFYFSKSSSYIKYKYSIKRQSKGIVEECCFRSCDLQLLESYCASPRTSRSVPPLATVRPQEENLEKSYKETSNSGKWISKLLGRKIMAESGDSPGSQSVMRNLSPSQSQTPLMALLSKLPKKAPELQITNLR